The proteins below are encoded in one region of Ascaphus truei isolate aAscTru1 chromosome 10, aAscTru1.hap1, whole genome shotgun sequence:
- the COA7 gene encoding cytochrome c oxidase assembly factor 7, with translation MAGTVDFQNEEEVKEYLDNLGTEYSYQCYREKLPDGCHRLAEYFEGIKKNFEAAAQVLKTNCDVNEHSESCYKLGAYYVTGKGGLAVDLRAAYNCFLKSCNKGGKKSIDSCHNVGLLAHDGRMNEEKPDATVAIDYYTKACEGKFAASCFNLSALYIQGSPGVSKDMSLALHYSEKACDLGHMWGCANASRMYKLGDGVSKSDAKAEALKNRAKDLHRLQQQGSKQISFGE, from the exons ATGGCCGGGACGGTGGATTTTCAGAATGAGGAGGAGGTGAAGGAATACCTGGACAATCTGGGCACGGAGTACAGTTACCAGTGTTACCGGGAGAAGCTGCCGGAcg GTTGCCATCGACTGGCTGAGTATTTTGAGGGTATCAAGAAAAACTTTGAAGCCGCAGCACAGGTTCTGAAAACCAACTGTGATGTGAATGAGCACAGCGAGAGCTGCTACAAACTGGGGGCGTACTATGTGACCGGTAAAG GGGGGCTGGCAGTGGATCTGAGAGCTGCCTACAACTGCTTCCTGAAGTCTTGTAACAAGGGCGGGAAGAAGTCCATTGATTCCTGTCACAACGTTGGGTTATTGGCACACGACGGGCGCATGAATGAGGAGAAACCTGATGCCACAGTAGCTATAGACTACTATACCAAGGCCTGTGAAGGCAAGTTTGCAGCGAGTTGTTTCAACTTGAGCGCCCTGTATATACAAGGATCTCCCGGGGTATCCAAGGACATGAGCCTGGCTCTGCATTACTCTGAAAAGGCCTGTGACTTGGGCCACATGTGGGGCTGTGCCAACGCCAGCCGCATGTACAAACTTGGGGACGGGGTGAGCAAAAGTGACGCCAAGGCGGAGGCCCTGAAAAACCGGGCCAAGGACTTGCACAGGCTGCAGCAGCAGGGGTCAAAGCAGATCTCTTTTGGAGAATGA
- the LOC142503721 gene encoding protein zyg-11 homolog, which translates to MAERQADPSVGLTPGPVNSVPVSELRTNMEESSPKSLLDICLHYLSTHLEKFCWERQDGTYCLQDAALFPQEVADRLLQTMAIQRHLNEVTVGIFRGSQLRLKRACIRKAKISAVAFRRAFCHHKLVELDATGVNADITITDIISGLGSSKWIKENLQCLVLNSLTLSLEDPYERCFSQLSGLRALSITNVLFYNEDLADVASLPRLESLDISNTSVTDITALVACKDRLKSLTMHHLKCLKMNTSQILDVIRELELLSHLDISDDKQFTSDIAFWLLEQKDMLLSLMSLDISGRKHVTDKAVKAFIERRPRMQFVGLLATEAGYSDFLSGEGSVKVSGEANQTQIAEALRRYSERSFFVREALFHLFSLTHVMDKANPEMLKLVVTGMRNHPTNLPVQLAASACVFNLTKQDLAAGMPVKLLADVTHLLLEAMKHFPNHQQLQKNCLLSLCSDRILQDVPFNRFDAAKLVMQWLCNHEDQNMQRMAVAIISILAAKLSTEQTAQLGAELFIVRQLLQIVRQKSSQSLVDTTLKFTLSALWNLTDESPTTCRHFIENQGLELFMKVLEAFPSESSIQQKVLGLLNNIAEVKELHSELMWKDFIDHISKLLHSVEVEVSYFAAGIIAHLVSRGEETWTLSFSLRNTLLEQLHSAILSWQTPECEMVAYRSFNPFFPLLACFSTPGVQLWAVWAMQHVCSKNPARYCSMLIEEGGLVKLHSIRDYTQADPDVLRITVTILDNLDKHLTRHGNPPSIKLPFTK; encoded by the exons ATGGCGGAAAGACAGGCAGACCCCTCTGTGGGTCTCACTCCCGGCCCGGTGAATTCGGTGCCGGTATCGGAGTTGCGGACAAACATG GAGGAATCGTCTCCCAAGTCGTTGCTGGACATTTGCCTGCATTACCTGAGCACGCACCTGGAGAAGTTTTGCTGGGAGAGGCAGGATGGGACATATTGCTTGCAGGATGCGGCGCTGTTTCCTCAGGAGGTGGCAGATCGGCTGCTGCAGACCATGGCAATTCAAA GACATCTGAACGAGGTAACTGTAGGAATTTTCCGCGGAAGCCAGTTGCGTCTGAAGCGTGCGTGTATCCGCAAAGCGAAGATCTCCGCTGTAGCTTTCCGCAGGGCGTTCTGCCACCATAAGCTGGTGGAGCTGGATGCCACCGGGGTCAATGCTGATATCACCATTACGGACATCATAAGCGGACTTGGCAGCAGCAAATGGATTAAAGAAAATCTCCAGTGCCTGGTGCTGAACTCCCTGACTCTCTCCTTGGAGGATCCCTATGAGAGATGCTTCAGCCAGTTGTCTGGTCTCCGTGCTCTGAGCATCACCAACGTCTTGTTTTATAACGAAGACCTGGCTGATGTTGCTTCCCTTCCCAGGCTGGAGAGCCTTGATATCTCCAACACCTCAGTGACGGACATTACTGCTTTGGTAGCTTGCAAGGACAGGCTGAAATCCCTCACTATGCACCACTTGAAGTGTTTGAAGATGAACACCTCACAGATCCTGGATGTTATCCGAGAGCTGGAGCTCCTGAGCCACCTAGATATATCCGATGATAAGCAGTTCACTTCGGACATAGCATTCTGGTTACTGGAGCAAAAAGACATGCTGCTCAGCCTGATGTCCTTGGACATTTCTGGAAGGAAACATGTCACAGATAAGGCTGTGAAAGCATTTATCGAACGGCGTCCCAGGATGCAGTTTGTTGGCCTTCTGGCTACAGAGGCTGGATATTCTGACTTCCTCTCTGGAGAAGGAAGTGTGAAG GTGTCCGGAGAAGCGAATCAGACGCAGATCGCGGAGGCTCTGCGGCGGTATAGCGAGCGCTCGTTCTTTGTCCGCGAAGCTCTCTTTCACCTTTTCAGCCTGACGCACGTCATGGACAAAGCCAACCCAGAGATGTTAAAG TTGGTTGTTACAGGCATGAGGAACCATCCCACCAATCTGCCTGTACAACTCGCTGCCAGCGCCTGTGTCTTTAATTTGACCAAGCAGGACTTAGCGGCTGGGATGCCCGTAAAACTTCTGGCCGATGTGACTCACTTGCTTTTAGAGGCCATGAAACACTTCCCCAACCACCAACAG TTGCAGAAAAATTGTCTCCTGTCCCTGTGCAGTGACCGAATCCTACAAGATGTCCCGTTCAACAG GTTTGATGCAGCTAAGCTGGTTATGCAGTGGTTGTGCAATCACGAGGACCAGAACATGCAGAGGATGGCAGTTGCAATAATATCTATCCTCGCTGCAAAG CTTTCAACTGAACAGACTGCTCAGCTAGGGGCCGAACTCTTCATTGTTAGG CAACTGCTGCAGATTGTGAGGCAGAAAAGCAGCCAGAGCTTGGTGGACACCACGTTGAAGTTCACACTCAGCGCTCTGTGGAACCTGACCGATGAATCGCCAACAACCTGCAGGCACTTCATCGAGAACCAGGGCTTGGAACTGTTCATGAAGGTTCTCGAG GCTTTTCCATCAGAGTCCTCTATCCAGCAGAAAGTTCTGGGTTTATTG AATAACATTGCGGAGGTGAAGGAGCTGCACTCTGAGCTCATGTGGAAGGACTTCATAGATCACATCAGTAAGCTGCTGCACAGCgtggaggtggaggtcagttACTTTGCAGCCGGAATCATCGCTCACCTGGTATCCCGGGGAGAGGAGACCTGGACGTTAAGTTTCAGCCTGAGAAACACCCTGCTGGAGCAGCTG CACTCTGCCATTCTCAGCTGGCAGACACCAGAGTGTGAGATGGTGGCCTACAG GTCCTTTAACCCATTCTTCCCGCTGCTCGCATGTTTCAGCACGCCCGGGGTGCAACTCTGGGCGGTGTGGGCCATGCAACACGTGTGCAGCAAAAACC CCGCACGTTACTGCAGCATGCTGATTGAGGAGGGAGGCCTGGTGAAGTTGCACAGCATCAGAGATTACACCCAAGCTGACCCCGACGTCCTGCGCATCACGGTCACCATCCTGGACAACCTGGACAAGCACCTTACGAGGCACGGTAACCCCCCATCTATCAAACTACCGTTCACCAAGTGA